The Kitasatospora sp. NBC_00374 genome has a segment encoding these proteins:
- a CDS encoding helix-turn-helix domain-containing protein, with the protein MPEPFDDHRTGRPDRADVGTRAPGLECLGVDTLSEQVYRITLRHPGDGVADIARRLDVPEAQVGSCLATLAELSVVRPVGHAFYPVGPERAMALLLGRRQAELAAHQQRIETARAAAAQLIAECADLYPGSAAGEEVVPARDLPGLLAELGDQTHSEVMVFAPHGADTPAAAAADSTADQALLARGVRLRTIHLDSVVHNPTARARLAGLTEYGAAVRTAPVLPLGMTILDRRTAVLPGGPDDTRPGAVVLRRPGVLTALCALFENTWADATPLGRPAAPTALGLSRQQAQTLELLADGMTDEVIAKRMGVSSRTIRRIVAELLEQLQARSRFEAGKRAVQAGLLPACP; encoded by the coding sequence ATGCCCGAGCCGTTCGACGACCACCGCACCGGCCGGCCGGACCGGGCCGACGTCGGCACCCGCGCGCCGGGGCTCGAGTGCCTGGGGGTGGACACCCTCTCCGAGCAGGTCTACCGGATCACGCTGCGCCACCCCGGCGACGGTGTCGCGGACATCGCCCGGCGCCTCGACGTGCCCGAGGCACAGGTGGGTTCCTGCCTGGCCACCCTGGCCGAACTGTCGGTGGTTCGCCCCGTCGGGCACGCCTTCTACCCGGTCGGCCCCGAACGGGCCATGGCGTTGCTGCTCGGGCGCCGCCAAGCCGAACTCGCCGCCCACCAGCAGCGCATCGAGACCGCCCGGGCGGCGGCGGCGCAGCTGATCGCGGAGTGCGCCGACCTCTATCCCGGCAGCGCGGCGGGCGAGGAGGTCGTCCCGGCCCGGGACCTACCCGGACTCCTCGCGGAACTCGGCGACCAGACGCACAGCGAGGTCATGGTGTTCGCCCCGCACGGCGCCGACACCCCTGCCGCTGCCGCTGCCGACTCGACGGCCGACCAGGCCCTGCTCGCACGCGGCGTGCGCCTGCGCACCATCCACCTCGACAGCGTGGTGCACAACCCCACTGCCCGCGCCCGCCTGGCCGGGCTCACCGAGTACGGTGCCGCCGTCCGCACCGCGCCCGTGCTCCCGCTCGGCATGACCATCCTCGACCGACGGACCGCCGTGCTGCCCGGCGGCCCCGACGACACCCGCCCGGGCGCCGTCGTCCTGCGCCGCCCCGGGGTGCTGACCGCCCTGTGCGCCCTGTTCGAGAACACCTGGGCCGACGCGACCCCACTCGGACGCCCGGCCGCCCCGACCGCGCTCGGGCTGAGCCGGCAGCAGGCACAGACCCTGGAGCTCCTCGCCGACGGCATGACCGACGAGGTGATCGCCAAGCGCATGGGCGTCTCGTCCCGCACCATCCGCCGGATCGTTGCGGAACTCCTCGAACAACTCCAGGCCCGCAGCCGCTTCGAAGCCGGCAAACGCGCCGTCCAGGCCGGCCTGCTCCCCGCCTGCCCCTGA
- a CDS encoding GNAT family N-acetyltransferase yields MTATAAGPPDVTSPVPREVWRHALSADPLALVTQTPGWLDAILDTGDYLDAGRWYRWPDGRQLILPMVRPRCAPPGGEGGLAWPREWGIGGVVAPGQPVTEAQARAVFADLGRRRGGPVLLRPSPLTDAVWRSAAPAAARVTPRVTYVVDLAGGFDAVWRERFSGRVRRHVRKAERSDLTVVRGNTPALLDDFDRLYRLSVRRWADQEGTDHATALRHADRTNPRRNFAAVARHLAEDCVIRMAYLGGEPVAGIVTLWHGRHAKYWRGAMDKPAAAATCAPTLLQSLAIREACERGCLLYHMGDSRAGDPVSRFKLGFGAAAHHGAAYALGPL; encoded by the coding sequence ATGACGGCCACGGCCGCCGGGCCGCCCGACGTGACCAGCCCGGTGCCCCGCGAGGTGTGGCGGCACGCGCTGTCCGCCGACCCGCTGGCGCTGGTCACCCAGACCCCGGGCTGGCTGGACGCGATCCTCGACACCGGTGACTACCTGGACGCCGGACGCTGGTACCGGTGGCCGGACGGCCGCCAGCTCATCCTGCCGATGGTGCGGCCCCGTTGCGCTCCGCCGGGCGGGGAGGGCGGACTGGCCTGGCCGAGGGAGTGGGGCATCGGCGGTGTGGTGGCCCCCGGCCAACCCGTCACCGAGGCGCAGGCGCGGGCGGTCTTCGCCGACCTCGGCCGCCGCCGCGGCGGCCCGGTGCTGCTGCGGCCCAGCCCGCTGACCGACGCGGTCTGGCGGTCCGCGGCCCCCGCCGCGGCCCGCGTCACCCCGCGCGTGACGTACGTCGTGGACCTCGCCGGCGGCTTCGACGCGGTCTGGCGCGAGCGGTTCAGCGGGCGGGTGCGGCGCCACGTCCGCAAGGCCGAACGCTCCGACCTGACCGTCGTGCGCGGCAACACGCCCGCCCTGCTGGACGACTTCGACCGCCTCTACCGGCTGTCGGTGCGCCGCTGGGCCGACCAGGAGGGGACGGACCACGCGACGGCGCTGCGGCACGCCGACCGCACCAACCCGCGCCGGAACTTCGCGGCCGTCGCCCGGCACCTGGCCGAGGACTGCGTGATCCGGATGGCCTACCTCGGCGGGGAGCCGGTGGCCGGCATCGTCACGCTGTGGCACGGCCGGCACGCCAAATACTGGCGTGGCGCGATGGACAAGCCCGCCGCCGCGGCGACCTGCGCCCCCACCCTGCTGCAGTCTCTCGCCATCCGCGAGGCGTGCGAACGCGGCTGCCTGCTCTACCACATGGGCGACAGCCGCGCCGGCGACCCGGTGTCCCGCTTCAAGCTGGGCTTCGGCGCCGCCGCGCACCACGGCGCCGCGTACGCCCTGGGGCCGCTCTGA
- a CDS encoding tyrosine-protein phosphatase, which translates to MTAPAQAAGLGVNFRVVQAAGLRPGRLLRSGDVTAFTDREAAELRDHYGVRTVIDLRSTRESDRYGRPRALANAGIRWVQAPVTGYASTPIDKPRPTSDDVVRYYHGMLAEADPSCWPRLVSELAEAASAPFLVCCHCGKDRTGVVVASLLELAGCPQEDIALDYGESAADLVAQVDRFQDKWVRRGHTRDDYLTRMQVRPGTLRTWLGEVREQRGGLVAFLRERGVAEADLTRLHGALAAAPPSVAAGADGRARR; encoded by the coding sequence ATGACGGCACCGGCGCAGGCCGCGGGCCTCGGCGTCAACTTCCGCGTGGTGCAGGCGGCCGGACTGCGGCCCGGCCGTCTGCTGCGCAGCGGCGACGTGACCGCCTTCACCGACCGCGAGGCCGCCGAGCTGCGCGACCACTACGGCGTACGGACCGTCATCGACCTGCGCAGCACGCGCGAGTCGGACCGCTACGGCCGCCCCCGGGCGCTGGCGAACGCTGGCATCCGCTGGGTCCAGGCACCGGTGACCGGGTACGCCAGCACCCCCATCGACAAGCCGCGCCCCACCTCCGACGACGTGGTGCGCTACTACCACGGCATGCTCGCCGAGGCGGACCCCTCGTGCTGGCCACGGCTGGTCAGCGAGCTCGCCGAGGCCGCGTCGGCGCCGTTCCTGGTCTGCTGCCACTGCGGCAAGGACCGTACCGGCGTGGTGGTCGCCTCGCTGCTGGAGCTCGCCGGCTGCCCGCAGGAGGACATCGCCCTCGACTACGGGGAGAGCGCGGCGGACCTGGTCGCGCAGGTGGACCGGTTCCAGGACAAGTGGGTGCGCCGCGGGCACACCCGTGACGACTACCTGACCCGGATGCAGGTGCGCCCGGGCACCCTGCGCACCTGGCTGGGCGAGGTGCGCGAACAGCGGGGCGGCCTGGTGGCTTTCCTGCGCGAGCGCGGCGTGGCGGAGGCGGACCTCACCCGGCTGCACGGCGCGCTGGCAGCAGCTCCGCCGTCCGTGGCGGCCGGCGCGGACGGCCGGGCGCGGCGATGA
- a CDS encoding class I SAM-dependent methyltransferase yields the protein MSALSYERFAEQYDRGSATNPFNTLLERPALLDLLGPCRGLRVLEAGCAGGRLTRRLVDEGARVVALDASPTMVELARERAGAGAEVLVHDLAEPLGFQPAGSVDVVVSSLTMHYLADWQPVLAEFRRVLAPGGRLLISTHHPLADFCSARGDYHAVEEITEEWGSYGPPPLVVTYYRRPLGLITEDARRAGLVLRRLHEPRPGEEHRAAFGAKFTRTATRPPFLLLEFVPAPDCEEPS from the coding sequence GTGTCCGCCCTGAGCTACGAACGCTTCGCCGAGCAGTACGACCGCGGCAGCGCGACCAACCCGTTCAACACCCTGCTGGAGCGGCCGGCCCTGCTCGACCTGCTCGGCCCGTGCCGGGGCCTGCGGGTGCTGGAGGCGGGCTGCGCCGGCGGGCGCCTGACCCGGCGGCTGGTCGACGAGGGCGCCCGGGTGGTCGCCCTGGACGCCAGCCCGACGATGGTGGAGCTGGCCCGCGAGCGCGCCGGGGCGGGCGCCGAGGTGCTCGTGCACGACCTCGCCGAGCCGCTCGGTTTCCAGCCGGCGGGCTCCGTCGACGTGGTGGTGTCCTCGCTGACCATGCACTACCTGGCCGACTGGCAGCCGGTGCTGGCGGAGTTCCGCCGGGTGCTGGCGCCGGGCGGGCGGCTGCTGATCTCCACTCACCACCCGCTGGCCGACTTCTGCTCCGCGCGGGGCGACTACCACGCCGTCGAGGAGATCACCGAGGAGTGGGGCTCGTACGGGCCGCCGCCGTTGGTGGTCACCTACTACCGCAGGCCGCTCGGGCTGATCACCGAGGACGCCCGCCGGGCCGGCCTGGTCCTGAGGCGGCTGCACGAGCCCCGGCCCGGCGAGGAGCACCGGGCCGCATTCGGGGCCAAGTTCACCCGGACCGCCACCAGGCCGCCCTTCCTGCTGCTGGAGTTCGTCCCCGCCCCCGACTGTGAGGAACCCTCGTGA
- a CDS encoding SDR family NAD(P)-dependent oxidoreductase produces MNAVTPPSPNAPVAAVIGGTRGLGRQLAVQARDAGLDTYVYGRSVHTMAPADARGFVLRELDLSDPASVDAADVDLPGPLHLFWVAGAFLKKPLVHTTDAEIEGLTSLLLTGPLRLLRRILATAPASVHLVTIASSSGWRRRENESLYCALKAAQAHVSRSLVPELVAADPANRVTVINPGGLAVPDFHTGLEIDYGTMMDPAEVAGIIWRAAAEQSAPFQELQILRSREPGAEGTPIVSHGPRVPEPPL; encoded by the coding sequence GTGAACGCCGTCACCCCACCGTCGCCCAACGCACCGGTGGCCGCCGTCATCGGCGGCACCCGCGGGCTGGGCCGCCAACTCGCCGTGCAGGCCCGCGACGCGGGACTCGACACCTACGTCTACGGCCGCTCCGTGCACACCATGGCACCGGCCGACGCGCGGGGGTTCGTCCTGCGGGAGCTCGACCTGAGCGACCCGGCGAGCGTGGACGCCGCCGACGTCGACCTGCCCGGGCCGCTCCATCTGTTCTGGGTGGCCGGCGCGTTCCTGAAGAAGCCGCTGGTGCACACCACCGACGCGGAGATCGAGGGCCTCACGAGCCTGCTGCTCACCGGCCCGCTGCGGCTGCTGCGCCGCATCCTGGCCACCGCCCCGGCCAGTGTCCACCTGGTGACCATCGCCTCCTCCTCCGGCTGGCGCCGGCGGGAGAACGAGTCGCTGTACTGCGCGCTGAAGGCCGCCCAGGCCCACGTCAGCCGCAGCCTGGTGCCGGAGCTGGTGGCCGCCGACCCGGCGAACCGGGTCACCGTCATCAACCCGGGCGGGCTGGCCGTACCCGACTTCCACACCGGTCTGGAGATCGACTACGGCACGATGATGGACCCGGCCGAGGTCGCGGGGATCATCTGGCGGGCGGCCGCCGAGCAGTCCGCGCCCTTCCAGGAGCTGCAGATCCTGCGCAGCCGCGAGCCCGGCGCCGAGGGCACCCCGATCGTCAGCCACGGCCCGCGCGTCCCGGAACCGCCGCTGTGA
- a CDS encoding 2OG-Fe(II) oxygenase produces MLELDAPLDARTHPYRWAVAQDLLPAGSRARLRADLPELDAFRRIERTSGGDKTYGMYVLPLVSRGRALAGLEQAGAAWRDFTAAVLGAGYRSWVRAAVGADTDSCPIDVGVFVFGPGDGVSSHTDKADKRATHVFYLNEQWRAQDGGSFLVRAEPGEDSPAVASVVPGAGRSVVFARSDASWHAVAPIRPSAPEYRYTVQVEMWR; encoded by the coding sequence ATGCTGGAGCTCGACGCCCCCCTCGACGCCCGGACGCACCCCTACCGCTGGGCCGTGGCGCAGGACCTGCTGCCCGCCGGCTCCCGTGCACGGCTGCGCGCGGACCTGCCGGAGCTGGACGCGTTCCGCCGGATCGAGCGCACGTCCGGCGGCGACAAGACGTACGGCATGTACGTGCTGCCGCTGGTCTCCCGCGGCCGGGCGCTGGCGGGGCTGGAGCAGGCCGGCGCGGCCTGGCGCGATTTCACCGCCGCCGTGCTGGGCGCCGGCTACCGCTCCTGGGTGCGCGCGGCGGTCGGCGCCGACACCGACTCCTGCCCGATCGACGTGGGCGTCTTCGTGTTCGGTCCCGGCGACGGGGTCTCCTCGCACACCGACAAGGCCGACAAGCGGGCCACCCACGTGTTCTACCTCAACGAGCAGTGGCGGGCGCAGGACGGCGGCAGCTTCCTGGTCCGCGCCGAACCGGGGGAGGACTCCCCGGCGGTGGCCTCGGTGGTGCCCGGCGCGGGCCGCTCGGTGGTCTTCGCCCGGTCCGACGCCTCGTGGCACGCGGTGGCCCCGATCAGGCCGAGCGCGCCGGAGTACCGGTACACCGTCCAGGTCGAGATGTGGCGCTGA
- a CDS encoding radical SAM protein codes for MKVLVIWPPHVPSYFNAGHHTPAFMTAGHLRRDPGVSRVDVYDAGVLNMNWKAVGNLLFQGGYDVVAVMNDFDAVDGLERFITYVRELSPHSRVVTFGRLSSMNPGHFMRYDLDAIVQSGDYECGVAHVVRAVADGGPTGPLPGVAVRVAGTWHAPRQPGDTLPADQWVLPDVAEIPYAAQDRLYFNDDHKFCGIPFRRELVVPVARGCPVNCDFCEVPSIFGLRERRLSVDRAVAYIEEAYARQPFEYVAFYAPTFTLDRRWVTELCERFLTGPVQPRWKCATTLHHLTEELVALMGRAGCVRISVGLETLEADAQGTLPRAKHIEEDRFRTVAQWCAQAGVELNAFVIVGLPGTTPQGVARTVATAREVGARVRPTMYTPYHAMSPELSTPQISRYNRQLIAEPGGTGDADERAAWYAFMFGAEDRLTTVFESIPQHPDHVTA; via the coding sequence GTGAAAGTTCTGGTCATCTGGCCACCGCACGTGCCGAGTTACTTCAACGCCGGCCACCACACCCCGGCCTTCATGACCGCCGGTCACCTGCGCCGCGACCCGGGGGTGAGCCGCGTCGACGTGTACGACGCGGGGGTGCTGAACATGAACTGGAAGGCGGTCGGGAACCTGCTCTTCCAGGGTGGCTACGACGTCGTGGCGGTGATGAACGACTTCGACGCGGTGGACGGCCTGGAGCGGTTCATCACCTACGTGCGGGAGCTGTCGCCCCACAGCCGGGTGGTCACCTTCGGCCGGCTGAGCAGCATGAACCCGGGCCACTTCATGCGCTACGACCTGGACGCGATCGTGCAGTCCGGGGACTACGAGTGCGGTGTCGCGCACGTCGTGCGCGCGGTCGCGGACGGCGGCCCGACCGGGCCGCTGCCGGGAGTCGCGGTCCGCGTCGCGGGCACCTGGCACGCCCCGCGGCAGCCGGGCGACACGCTGCCGGCCGACCAGTGGGTGCTGCCGGACGTCGCCGAGATCCCGTACGCCGCCCAGGACCGCCTCTACTTCAACGACGACCACAAGTTCTGCGGCATCCCCTTCCGCCGGGAGCTGGTCGTGCCCGTCGCCCGCGGCTGCCCCGTCAACTGCGACTTCTGCGAGGTGCCCTCGATCTTCGGGCTGCGCGAACGCCGGCTCTCCGTCGACCGGGCGGTCGCGTACATCGAGGAGGCGTACGCCCGGCAGCCCTTCGAGTACGTCGCCTTCTACGCGCCCACGTTCACCCTTGACCGGCGCTGGGTGACGGAGCTGTGCGAGCGGTTCCTCACCGGCCCGGTGCAGCCGCGCTGGAAGTGCGCCACCACCCTCCACCACCTCACCGAGGAGCTCGTCGCCCTGATGGGCCGGGCGGGCTGCGTACGGATCTCGGTGGGCCTGGAGACGCTGGAGGCCGACGCCCAGGGGACGCTGCCCCGGGCCAAGCACATCGAGGAGGACCGCTTCCGCACGGTGGCGCAGTGGTGCGCACAGGCCGGCGTCGAGCTCAACGCCTTCGTGATCGTGGGCCTGCCCGGCACAACCCCGCAGGGCGTCGCCCGGACGGTGGCCACCGCCCGCGAGGTCGGCGCCCGGGTGCGGCCCACCATGTACACGCCGTACCACGCGATGTCCCCGGAGCTCAGCACGCCGCAGATCAGCCGGTACAACCGGCAGCTGATCGCCGAACCGGGCGGGACGGGCGACGCCGACGAGCGCGCCGCCTGGTACGCCTTCATGTTCGGCGCCGAGGACCGGCTGACCACGGTGTTCGAGTCGATCCCGCAGCACCCCGACCATGTCACCGCGTGA
- a CDS encoding histidinol-phosphate transaminase, giving the protein MSPREAPAGLPQPGGGGAGFPVHASALTVSHPPRRHPAGVVNLKSCELQHPAADRLVARALAGIDPQDVRSYPLQEELLTALAERHGVPPSRILLTAGSDSAIGLLVDAFAVPARRLLLPEPSFEAWRYYARLRGVPVTACAQITGTPPRLDIGPLLDAVRSAPPAVVALTNPASPSGLLVSAEDVTRLADACDRYGHLLVIDECYGAFAGVTHVPLLERFPRLVVVRSYSKSHALAGSRVAAVFAREETTAHLARYRPDSTVSAPALALLRQLLHQHDEFERIWDDVRAIRSRFADAVERAHPGWRRLGPGGNFVTFHTGSRSAPPETARTLLHHGFRVRALTEVPGLEECLRISLAGPDVMDRVAAAIADPTGAAARPEPARRQP; this is encoded by the coding sequence ATGTCACCGCGTGAGGCCCCCGCCGGCTTGCCGCAGCCGGGCGGCGGCGGCGCAGGCTTCCCCGTCCACGCCTCGGCCCTGACGGTCTCCCACCCGCCCCGCCGGCACCCGGCCGGCGTGGTCAACCTCAAGAGCTGCGAACTCCAGCACCCCGCGGCGGACCGGCTGGTGGCCCGCGCCCTGGCCGGGATCGACCCGCAGGACGTGCGCTCCTACCCGCTGCAGGAGGAGCTGCTGACCGCCCTCGCGGAGCGACACGGCGTCCCGCCGTCCCGCATCCTGCTGACGGCCGGATCGGACTCCGCGATCGGGCTGCTGGTGGACGCCTTCGCGGTGCCCGCGCGCCGGCTGCTGCTGCCCGAGCCGTCGTTCGAGGCCTGGCGGTACTACGCGCGGCTGCGCGGCGTCCCGGTGACGGCCTGCGCCCAGATCACCGGCACACCGCCCCGGCTGGACATCGGCCCCCTGCTGGACGCCGTCCGCTCGGCTCCCCCCGCCGTGGTGGCGCTGACCAACCCCGCCAGCCCGTCGGGACTGCTGGTGTCCGCCGAGGACGTCACCCGGCTCGCCGACGCCTGCGACCGGTACGGCCACCTGCTGGTGATCGACGAGTGCTACGGCGCGTTCGCCGGCGTGACCCACGTCCCGCTGCTGGAACGCTTCCCGCGGCTCGTCGTGGTGCGCTCGTACTCCAAGTCGCACGCGCTGGCCGGGTCCCGCGTCGCCGCCGTGTTCGCCCGCGAGGAGACCACCGCCCACCTCGCCCGCTACCGCCCCGACAGCACCGTGTCGGCGCCCGCGCTCGCCCTCCTGCGCCAACTGCTCCACCAGCACGACGAGTTCGAACGGATCTGGGACGACGTGCGGGCGATCCGCAGCCGCTTCGCCGACGCCGTGGAACGCGCCCACCCCGGCTGGCGGCGCCTCGGCCCGGGCGGCAACTTCGTCACCTTCCACACCGGTTCGCGCAGCGCCCCGCCCGAGACGGCCCGCACGCTGCTCCACCACGGCTTCCGAGTCCGCGCGCTGACCGAGGTGCCGGGCCTGGAGGAGTGCCTGCGCATCTCACTGGCCGGCCCGGACGTGATGGACCGGGTCGCCGCGGCCATCGCCGACCCGACGGGCGCCGCCGCACGACCCGAACCCGCCCGGAGGCAGCCGTGA
- a CDS encoding 2OG-Fe(II) oxygenase — MTSPSVRLSRARAVHDPFDYYHLDATFPPDRAERLRQTFPDTGFTKVSSADPHKTYTMWARVLHPASPPADGGARPDDDLPAPWRAFLAEVTGADYRARLAELTGIDLASCPVEVNLWRYPHDCWLDPHVDKESKLVTHVFYFNRPWPAQWGGNLLVLGSGSADDVVHRVAPADNTSVVLVRSEKSWHAVEKADPRNPGAARLSAQVIFHRPAEPESTEPESTEREFRAAEPAMAARPDRY; from the coding sequence TTGACCAGCCCATCGGTGCGCCTGTCCCGAGCCCGGGCGGTGCACGACCCGTTCGACTACTACCACCTCGACGCGACCTTCCCGCCCGACCGGGCGGAGCGGCTGCGGCAGACCTTTCCCGACACCGGCTTCACCAAGGTGAGCAGCGCCGATCCGCACAAGACGTACACCATGTGGGCCCGCGTGCTGCACCCGGCGTCCCCGCCGGCCGACGGTGGAGCGCGGCCGGACGACGACCTGCCCGCGCCCTGGCGCGCCTTCCTCGCGGAGGTCACCGGAGCGGACTACCGGGCGCGGCTGGCCGAGCTGACCGGGATCGACCTGGCGTCCTGCCCGGTCGAGGTCAACCTCTGGCGCTACCCGCACGACTGCTGGCTCGACCCGCACGTGGACAAGGAGAGCAAGCTCGTCACGCACGTCTTCTACTTCAACCGGCCCTGGCCGGCGCAGTGGGGCGGCAACCTGCTCGTCCTCGGCTCCGGTTCGGCGGACGACGTCGTCCACCGGGTGGCGCCCGCGGACAACACGAGCGTCGTCCTGGTCCGCAGCGAGAAGTCGTGGCACGCGGTGGAGAAGGCCGACCCGCGCAATCCGGGCGCCGCCCGGCTTTCCGCCCAGGTGATTTTCCACCGGCCCGCCGAACCCGAATCCACCGAACCGGAATCCACCGAAAGGGAATTCCGTGCGGCGGAACCGGCCATGGCCGCCCGGCCGGACCGGTACTAG
- the truD gene encoding tRNA pseudouridine(13) synthase TruD, translated as MGTPVLKAVPEDFLVHEVPALAEPAPFGAGRGDPRPRHQHLRLRKRGYTTFEAMDLLARALDLPGGAVSSAGLKDEDGVTEQTVSVEGEVPPALLERLNRESAESGRWLTFTPLGPAERRIEIGELLGNAFRLTLRAIDDDLAEQLRRVPRGETGVAFANYYDTQRFGVPGGPRVTHRIGEALLDDDPDTAFALLRSSGSAEGKRALAHQGSARTFLDQLDQRVTAFYRTAHSSHLWNRRLAALLAETAGPAETETVDRDSLTYLFPTTARAALTLMATCPELEYEKWRWADGALRMRVSRRPTVLHTILTLGPVEPDDLFEGRSKCTLSFMLPSGCYATGVVAQFLLQLARAPRQPAPAGEAAHLLAASA; from the coding sequence ATGGGGACTCCCGTGCTGAAGGCGGTACCCGAGGACTTCCTGGTCCACGAGGTGCCGGCCCTCGCCGAGCCCGCGCCCTTCGGAGCGGGCCGGGGCGACCCCCGGCCGCGCCACCAGCACCTGCGGCTGCGCAAGCGCGGATACACCACCTTCGAGGCCATGGACCTGCTCGCCCGGGCGCTGGACCTGCCCGGCGGCGCCGTCTCCTCGGCGGGCCTGAAGGACGAGGACGGCGTCACCGAGCAGACCGTCTCCGTCGAAGGCGAGGTGCCGCCCGCCCTGCTGGAGCGGCTCAACCGGGAGTCCGCCGAGTCCGGCCGCTGGCTCACCTTCACCCCGCTGGGACCGGCCGAGCGCCGCATCGAGATCGGCGAACTGCTCGGCAACGCCTTCCGGTTGACCCTCCGCGCGATCGACGACGACCTCGCCGAACAGCTGCGCCGCGTACCCCGCGGCGAGACGGGCGTGGCGTTCGCCAACTACTACGACACCCAGCGCTTCGGGGTCCCCGGCGGCCCCCGGGTGACGCACCGCATCGGCGAAGCGCTGCTCGACGACGATCCCGACACGGCCTTCGCGCTGCTGCGCTCCTCCGGCTCCGCCGAGGGGAAGCGCGCCCTGGCCCACCAGGGCAGCGCCCGGACGTTCCTCGACCAGCTGGACCAGCGGGTGACCGCCTTCTACCGGACCGCCCACTCCTCGCACCTGTGGAACCGGCGACTGGCCGCCCTTCTGGCCGAAACCGCCGGACCCGCGGAGACCGAGACGGTGGACCGGGACAGCCTGACCTACCTGTTCCCGACCACGGCGCGGGCCGCGCTCACCCTGATGGCCACCTGCCCGGAGCTGGAGTACGAGAAGTGGCGGTGGGCCGACGGCGCGCTGCGCATGCGCGTCTCACGCCGGCCCACCGTGCTGCACACCATCCTCACCCTGGGGCCGGTGGAGCCGGACGACCTCTTCGAGGGCCGGTCCAAGTGCACGCTCTCGTTCATGCTGCCGTCCGGTTGCTACGCCACCGGCGTGGTCGCGCAGTTCCTGCTGCAACTCGCCCGGGCTCCCCGTCAGCCGGCGCCGGCGGGCGAAGCCGCACACCTGCTCGCCGCGTCCGCCTGA
- a CDS encoding helix-turn-helix domain-containing protein, with the protein MLTSHASAPCHRQTAPFDAAAGGAAGHPPAPTRRRDSMLTRGLALLNAFGPDDLELSLSELARRADLPKPTAHRLIAELLDSGFLERGHCGLQLGPQMHLLGARSPRDQRLRILARPLLQRLHQVSGAAVYLSVPRGQEVVHLLREGAADEDAEARDWTVRQFARRLFHAVAQGRDQGLAPSGAAARPAGFADAAPQRGGVVAARRLGPAADGPGTAARVRTPPSAGPVVSLADAQRSHSVLACSVRADGAGLLAALCLVGGTDPAGRRGTAPMLRDTARELTARLAAQLDPRTPYSGTR; encoded by the coding sequence ATGCTCACTTCCCATGCCTCCGCACCCTGCCACCGACAGACGGCACCGTTCGACGCAGCCGCCGGCGGCGCGGCCGGGCACCCACCGGCCCCGACCCGCCGACGGGACTCGATGCTGACCCGCGGTCTGGCGCTGCTGAACGCCTTCGGCCCGGACGACCTGGAACTGTCACTCTCCGAACTGGCCCGCCGCGCCGATCTGCCCAAGCCGACGGCCCACCGGCTGATCGCGGAACTGCTCGACTCGGGCTTCCTCGAACGCGGCCACTGCGGACTGCAGCTGGGGCCGCAGATGCACCTGCTCGGCGCCCGATCCCCCCGCGACCAGCGCCTGCGCATCCTGGCCCGGCCCCTGCTCCAGCGGCTGCACCAGGTCTCGGGCGCCGCCGTGTACCTGTCGGTGCCACGCGGCCAGGAGGTCGTCCACCTGCTGCGCGAGGGCGCCGCCGACGAGGACGCGGAAGCCCGGGACTGGACCGTCAGGCAGTTCGCCCGTCGGCTGTTCCACGCCGTTGCCCAAGGCCGCGACCAGGGCCTTGCCCCGTCCGGCGCCGCAGCCCGGCCGGCCGGGTTCGCCGACGCCGCCCCGCAGCGGGGTGGCGTGGTCGCAGCGCGGCGGCTCGGCCCGGCCGCGGACGGCCCCGGCACCGCCGCCCGGGTGCGGACGCCCCCCTCGGCCGGCCCGGTGGTCTCCCTGGCGGACGCCCAACGGTCCCACTCCGTACTCGCCTGCTCGGTCCGGGCGGACGGCGCCGGCCTGCTGGCCGCCCTCTGCCTGGTCGGCGGCACCGACCCGGCCGGCCGGCGCGGTACGGCGCCCATGCTGCGCGACACCGCCCGCGAACTGACGGCCCGCCTGGCCGCGCAGCTCGACCCGCGGACGCCGTACAGCGGCACCCGATGA